The genome window CACTTGGCTTTATCTTTTCTCTACAAAAATATCGACCTTCCCCTTTCTATGCCTTTGATGAAGTAGATATGTTTCTCGATGGTGCAAACGTCGAAAAGCTATCCCGCATGGTGAAAAAACAAGCACAGTCGGCACAGTTTATTGTCGTAAGTCTACGTCGTCCAATGATTGAAGCCTCAGAAAGAACTATCGGCGTTACCCAAGCCAGAGGCGCACATACTCAGGTGTTGGGAATTAAGATGAAGTAATTCTGAATAGATCGAAGCAGCAGATATTAAAACTGTTTATTTTCGCGATCGCGCCACTCATATTAAATTTTTAGCGTTGCACAATTGGGATGATTCTTTTTCTAAGGTTTATCTAGAACGAAATTTAAGCGAATTTTCAGACAGTACTCAGTTTAAAAAAGCACGATTGATTATGTAATCTCAATAGGAATGGAACAAATGAAGCTGGACATAGTCGATCGCTTGCCTAATACACTAAAAAATAGTGCGATCGCTCAAAATGTGTCGCAAGGAGAAAGATTGTTTTGTAAAGGAGATCGTGCTAACTATTTATATTTAATTCAACAAGGACGTTTTCAAGAGGTTAGCTATCCCGATAACCATAAAATGGCAGTTTTACAAACACTCAATCGGGGAGAAACTTTAGGAGAAACCAGCTTATTTTTTGAAACCTACCATACTAGCGCGATCGCCAAAACTGAGGCTCGAGTTATTGCCTATCCGAAGTCAATAGTCTTAGCCAGCCTCGAACAATCCCCTTTAGTTATTGAAGCAACCTTAGAGATATTAAGCCAAAAAATATCTCAATTACAGATGCGTTTAGAATGGCGGAACATTTCTCTTGCCGATCGCCGAGTCTTAAAGTACTTGAAATACAATTTGGAAAAACTATCAAAAGACGCTGAAGACGCTAAAACCACTACCTTAAAAGCTCCACTTCAGGAAATTGCTGCGGAGTTAGGTTTGATTCCTGGAACTTTATCTATAGCTTTAGCCAAACTAGAAGCAGAGCAAATGATTACCAGCGACAATAATCGCATTACTTTGCCTAATACTGTTACTAAACCCAAACTTCGTCAATATTATGGCGGACTACCGAAATACAAACTCAAGCAGGCTACAGATTATATTGATACTCATCTTAATGAAAATATTAAAGTCTTCGATCTCGCTAATATTGTGAACATCAGTCAATATTACTTTTGTCATCTTTTTAAACAATCAACGGGGATTTCTCCCTATCAATACATAATTCAGCAACGAATTGCCAAAGCTAAAAAGCTACTAAAACAAAGAAAGCTTTCACTTGTAGAAGTGGCTTTAGAATGTGGATTCACTTCCCAATCTCAAATGACACAGCACTTTCGTAGATGTGTAGGATTAACACCAAATGTTTATCGCAATATGGAGTAGCCCCTCATTCAATTATTTCTATCAATAAACAAGAATGCAATAGCGATCGCAAAAATCAGCAAGAATTATTCCAGCCAATCCAAGTATATTCATTTCCAACAAACTTTTGGTTTGTTGACCACAGCAATTATTCACAGGAATTAAAATTATGAACTCAAAATTAATGCTAATGCTAAAGTCGGCAACTATTTCTTTAATCTGCTTAGGTGCGATCGTAAATCTATCTCAAACTAGTCAAGCTAGCTTTACTTCCAAATCAGCAAATAACAACCTAGAACACTCTGGGGTTCTAATATCTCAAACAGCTCTAATGTCTGGTGAGTTTGTGGCAGCAGAAGCACCCACAACAGGCAAAGCGAAAATTGTTGATCAAAACGGACAAAAGTATCTTGAAATCGATTCAGCCTTTAGCACTAACGACCAAGCACCCGACTTACAGATCTTATTAGACACCATATCAGAAGCACCTGCAAAATATGAAGGTACTGACTCGACTCGATATCTTAATTTAGGCGGAATACAAAGCGTTACTGGCGCGCAACGATATCCGATTCCCGACTTCGTCGATCCTTCGCAATTCCAATCGGTAGTTGTTTGGTGTCGTATGGCTAACGCGACTATGGGTTATGCACCTTTAATAACTGATAGTAGTGCCAGTGTTAACTAAAATTACAAACTGCAATCGTGACTTATCCTTATCTCTTGAAATGACTCAAAGATGAAAAAATTATTTGTTGGTACTTTATCTGCTTTAGCTATTGCTGGCGTTACCTTAACTGGATTTTCTCCCAAAGCAGGAGCAGTTTTACAGATGAACTTTACTGCACCTTTTATCTCTAATTCTGGACTTGCCAATGCAGTAGGAAGCGAACATTACTTTACCGTTTTTATAACCAGCTTGCCGTTAGAGGGACTTATAGTAAATATTCCCAATGAAATGCGAATTCTTAATGGTGCAACAGTAGAAGACGGTGATGGTAACGAAATTGCTACCAAAGTGACTACAGAAGAAAACACTCTCGAACTTGCTTTTAGCGAACCAGTAGAGCCTGAGACTTACTTAACTGTAAAATTAGATGGTGTCGAAGTGCCTACCATGGGGGACGGCGGTTTTGCTACATATCGAATCTTTGGAATGTGGTCAGGTTTAGATGGCACAATTCCTATCGGTACGGCGCAAGTAAGGCTACAAGACAAAACCTAAATCCGATCATTAGTAATAGGTAGGCGTTTCTTTTGGTGCTGTTGAGGCAGGGCAGTTGTCTGAAACAACTTTCACAAGCAGCGCCAAGGCAAAGAGAGTATCTTGCCATTCTCCTCACAAAATGTATCTCAACTATATTACTTAATTAAATATTAATGAGCAAAACAAATTTTTGACAAAGTTAAGTTGCTTTAGTGACGGGGGTAGCTCTGGTATTGGGGCGGGAGTGGCGATCGCTAAAGCCATTGCAGGAGCAAAAGTAGTAGTTAATTATGCTCGTAGTGCTAAAGGTGCAGATGAGACAGTGAGTAAGATTGCTGCTTTAGGAGGTGAAGCAATTGCTGTTTAGGCTGATGTTAGTCAAGAAGAAGTTAAAGTTATGTTCGACGCTGCGATCTCAAGTTATGGGGCAGTAGATATTTTAGTTAGCAATGCAGGTTTACAGCAAGATTTTTCTTTAGTAGAGATGTCCTTTAGAAGCATGGAATAAAGTTATTAGTATTAATTTAACAGGACAGTTTCTCTGCGCGCGAGAAGCAGTAAAAGAATTTATGCGTCGAGGAATTGTTCCCGAACGTTTTTGTGCGATGGGCAAGATCATCTGTATGAGTTCGGTACACGAAACTATACCCTGGGCTGGTCATTGCAACTATGCAGCCTCCAAAGGCGGAGTGATGATGTTGATGAAAAGTATAGCGCAAGAACTAGCACCTCAAAAGATTCGCGTTAACAGTATTGCCCCAGAAGCGATTAAAACTCCGATTAATTAAGAGGCTTAGGATACTCCTGAAGCGGAAGCAAAGTTATTAGAATTGATTCCCTATAAACGAGTCGGCGATCCTTGAGATACTGGTAACGCTGCTGTTTGGCTGGCTTCGGATGCCTCTGACTATGTTAATGGTATTACCTTGTTTTTTGATGGTGGAATGACTTTGTATCCAGGGTTTACGACTAATGGGTAAGTTTTTTGACTAGCGAGTAGCGAGTTTTTTAATAATGAAGAATTGGCGGGAGTATCTAATAGAAGCTTGGGGGTTAGGTAGTTTTATGGTGGCTGCGGGGGTGGTGACCCTTTTGGAGTCGTCTGATTATCTATTACAGCAGATATTTCATGCTTTTATCCGACGGGTAATTATCGGCATAGCGATGGGATTAACGGCGATCGCCATTATCTATTCTCCCTGGGGAAGCTGACAAAAGCCTACAGAAAATATGTTTTTGGGTATCGAGCATACGGCGATCGCTATTTCTGATACGGAAACCAGCTTGAATTTTTATAGGGATTTATTAGGATTAGAATTAGCAGGAAAAAGTGAAAACTATGGCACAGAACAAGAACACCTGAATAATGGCTAATGGCTAATGGCTAATGGCTAATGGCTAATCGGATTCCTCTTCTTGTTTAATTAAATACTTTTCAACAAAAAAAATGAGTATAAAATTTGGTCGAGAAGTCTGCGGTAATTTAGAAATATCAGAACACCGAGAATGGTTAGTAACCAACGGGATTGGCGGTTATGCTTCTGGTACGGTATCGGGATTGTTAACCAGATGCTATCACGGTTTGTTGTTGGCTACTCTCAAGCCACCTTTGGGCATAACTCTATTGTTAACCAAACTTGATGAAACTGTTGTCTATGGTGATGTTGCTTATCCTTTACATACTAACCGTTGGGCGGATGGCACTATTGCACCTCATGGTTATCAACAGCTAGAAAGATTTTATCTCGAAGGAACAACTCCTGTATGGGTTTATGCTTGCGGCGATGCGTTAATCGAAAAGCGAGTTTGGATGCAGCAGCAAGAAAATACTACCTATATTCAATATAAAATGCTGCGTGGTAGTCAACTATTAACCTTATCTCTCAAAGCTTTAGTTAATTATCGCGATCGCCATAGTAGTACTCGTAATAGCGATCGGCCTTATGAAATTGTTAATCAACAACAGGGTATCAAAATTAAAGCATTTGCTGATGCGACTAGTTTGTATCTGTCTAGTGTCAAAAATCAAGAGGTAATTGCTTGGCAAATTAATCATGTCTGGTACAAAAATTTTGCTTTAGCAGTAGAAAAGTATCGAGGTTTGAATAGTATTGAGGATCATTTGTATGCAGGAAATTGTCGGGTTTCTCTCCAATCTGAAGAGTCGGTAACTATAGTTGCCAGTACTAAAGATGGAGACAATAGGGAACGAGACGCTGAGAAAAAAGGCAAAAGAGAACAAAAGTTAATCGCTCTTTTCAGCGATCGCCATCAGCCTAAAGTTATCCCCAGTTGGATTCAGCAATTAGTTGTAGCCGCGGATCAGTTTATCGTCGATCGCCCCATAGCAGATGTTCCTCAAGGTAAAACAATTATTGCTGGTTATCCTTGGTTTGGCGACTGGGGTAGAGATACTATGATTAGCTTACCAGGATTAACTCTAACCACAGGTCGTTTTGAGGTGGCTAAGGTTATTCTACGTACTTTTGCTAAATACATCGATCGGGGAATGCTGCCTAATGTGTTTCCCGATCGAGGAGAAACCCCAGAATATAATACTGTTGATGCTAGTCTGTGGTTTTTTGAAGCAATTAGGGATTATTTGGCTCATACGGGCGATAAACGGCTATTAATTGAGCTATTTCCTGCTTTAGTCGAGATTATTGACTGGCATCGTCGGGGAACTCGCTACAATATTCATCTAGACTCCGATGGGTTAATTTATGCAGGAGAAAAGGGAGTTCAATTAACTTGGATGGATGCCAAGGTTGGCAATTGGGTAGTTACGCCTCGTATTGGTAAACCTGTGGAGATAAATGCCCTTTGGTACAATGCTTTAATTATTATGTCCCAATTTGCTAGCTATCTAGGTAAGTCGGAGAAGGAATATTTAGAGATGGCAGCTAAAACTAGAGAGGGGTTTCAACGTTTTTGGCATCCAGATTTACAATACTGTTATGACGTTTTAGATACTCCCGCTGGTAATGATGATTCTCTGCGCCCTAATCAAATTTTTGCCGTATCTTTACCAGCAATGAGTATAGGTAAAAACTTGTCTTTGGGCGCAAGCCTTGCGCCTCTACTTGACGATCGACAACAAAAACAGGTAGTCGATCTTGTCTCACGACGTTTGTTAACTTCTTATGGATTGCGATCGCTTTGTCCCAATCATCCTGATTACGTTGGCATCTACGGAGGCGATCGTTTACAGCGAGATCGGGCATATCATCAGGGTACAGTCTGGGGCTGGTTAATCGGTCATTTTGTTCAGGCACATCTGAAGGTATATCAAAACCCAGAAGTATGTAAGTCGTTTCTTGAACCAATGTCGGAACATCTTGCAGCAGCCTGCGTTGGTAGTTTGAGTGAAATTTTTGATGCCGATGCGCCTTTTACTCCTCGAGGTGCGTTTGCTCAAGCTTGGACTGTGGCAGAGGTGTTGCGGGGATGGTTAATGGCTAATTGCTAATGGCTAATTGCTAATAGTTGATGGCTAATTGCTAATAGTTGATGGCTAATTGCTGATAGTTAGGTACAAGGCTAGCATTTAGTTTTTAGTTAGTAATGAAAGTAAATGAATCGGCCAAATTTTCAAAATTTACAGGTGTACAAATTATCGGAAAAATTAGCAGATGAAATTTGGAATATTGTACAAAACTGGGATTTTTTTGCGGAAGATACCGTAGGAAAACAGATTGTTCGCTCTGCTGACAGTGTAGGTGCAAACATTGCAGAGGGGGAAGGACGGTATAACTATCAAGACAATAAACGTTTTATCAAAATAGCTAGAGGTTCATTAAATGAGACAAGACACTGGTTAAGAAGGGCGTATTCAAGAAATCTATTAACCACAGACCAAATAAATATACTACAACCAATTGTTGATGAATTATCACCCAAACTCAATGCTTATCTAAACTCAATTGGTAAACAGAAATAACAACTGACCATTAGCTATTAGCTATTAGCTATTAACCATTAATAATGAATAAAGAATTAGAACGTTTACAAAATAAAGAATGGAAAAACTGGGGTCCTTATTTGAGTGAAAGACAGTGGGGGACGGTTAGAGAAGACTATAGTGAGTATGGTGCAGCTTGGGACTATTTTCCTCACGATCATGCGCGATCGCGTGCCTATCGTTGGGGAGAAGATGGTATTGCCGGCATTAGTGACTCTCAACAGCAGTTATGTTTTGCGATCGCCCTCTGGAATGAACAAGATCCAATTTTAAAGGAAAGATTGTTTGGTTTGACGGGTAATCAAGGCAATCACGGCGAAGATGTTAAGGAATACTACTTTTATCTCGATAGTACTCCGACTCACTCTTATTTGAAGTGCTTGTATAAATATCCCCAAGCGGCATATCCCTATGAATTATTAGTCAAGGAAAATCAAAGGCGATCGCGTTACGAATTGGAATATGAGTTATTAGATACTGGTGTTTTTGACGACAATCGTTATTTTGATGTCTTTGTTGAATATGCTAAAAATACGCCTGAAGATATCGTCATTCAAATTACGGCGATCAATCGTGGTACAGAGACTAAACCCCTACATATTTTACCTACTCTCTGGTTTCGCAATACTTGGTCTTGGCAACAAGATGCGGTTAAGCCCAATTTAAAAGTTTATGATATCAATGAAGAGTTTAGCGTAATTCAAGTTCATCAAAATAAATTGAGCGATCGCTGGTTGTATTGTGATGGCGTAGGGACATCCAATCTGTTATTCACGGAAAACGAAACTAATTATCAACGGCTGTTTAATGCTGACAATAATTCACCCTATGTCAAAGATGGCATCAATGATTATGTAGTGCATGGTGACAAAGATGCAGTAAATTCTCAGCAGTTAGGTACAAAATTCTCACCCCATTATGTTTTTAATCTAGGTGCGGGGGAAACTAAAGTAATTAAATTACGCCTTAGCGATACGGCTGATTTGACTCAACCTTTTAATCCAGAATTCAATGATGTTTTACAAACTAGAAAACAAGAAGCTGATGAATTTTATCAACAGGTAACTCCTTTTCCTGTTAGTGAAGCCGAACGCAATATTCAACGACAGGCGTTTGCGGGAATGCTGTGGAGTAAACAATATTATTATTATTGCATAGAAGAATGGCTTCAAGGCGATCCTAATAATCTGCCACCACCCCCAGCCCGTAAAGAAGGTAGAAATTATCAATGGAAGCATTTAGATAATGCCGAAATTATCTCTATGCCCGACAAGTGGGAATATCCCTGGTATGCTGCCTGGGATTTGGCTTTTCATGCTTTACCTTTAGCAGTGGTCGATCCTGAATTTGCCAAAGAACAATTAGATGTCATGACTCGCGAGTGGTATATGCACCCCAACGGACAGCTTCCCGCTTATGAATGGGCATTCGGTGATGTTAACCCTCCCGTTCATGCTTGGGCTACCTGGCGGGTGTATAAAATCGAACAAAAAATGTCTGGCAAGGGCGATCGCACTTTCTTAGAACGAGTTTTCCAGAAGTTATTGCTGAACTTTACCTGGTGGGTTAATCGTAAGGATGCTCAAGGTAATAATATCTTTGAAGGGGGTTTTCTCGGTTTAGATAATATCGGCGTATTCGATCGCAGCGCATCCTTACCTACAGGAGGCTATATCGAACAGGCTGATGGTACAAGCTGGATGGCAATGTACTGTCTTAATATGCTGACTATCGCTTTAGAACTAGCTTTAGAAAATCCCGTATACGAAGACATGGCAACTAAGTTCTTCGAGCATTTTATCTATATAGCTGATGCCATGACTCATATTGGCGAGGAAAATACTCAACTATGGGATGAATCAGATGGCTTCTTTTACGATGTCTTGCATCTTCCCGACAATAGCAGAGTTAGATTAAAAGTGCGATCGATGGTAGGTTTAATTCCCCTATTTGCCGTTACAACCCTCGAACCAGATTTACTCGAACGTCTGCCGAATTTTAAAGAAAGATTGGAATGGTTTATCAATAATCGTCCCCAACTCAAAAGCAATGTCGCCTGTATGGAAACAGAAGGGGTGGGTGCGAGACGAATGTTAGCCCTTTGTTACACTACTATCGATCGCTTTGAATCTCACGATCGGCTGCGTCAGATCCTCACCAAACTTTTAGCTGAAAATGAATTTTTGAGTGACTATGGCATTCGCGCCCTGTCTAAATATCATGGTTCACACCCATACACTTTTTATGTTGATGGGCAACAACACCGAGTAGATTACGAACCAGCGGAGTCTTCTAGCGGCTTGTTTGGCGGTAATTCTAACTGGCGTGGACCAATTTGGTTTCCCGTCAATTATCTGCTAATTGAATCTTTGCAACAATTTCATCACTATTTAGGAGATAATTTCCAAGTTGAATGTCCTACAGGTTCGGGTAACTGGCTTAATCTGTGGCAAGTTGCCGATGAGATTTCTCAACGATTAATCAAGATTTTTCTCGCCGACGAATTTGGAAAACGCCCTCTGTATGGAAATATTAAGCAATTTCAAACCGATCCTCATTGGCGCGATTTGATTCTGTTCTATGAATATTTTCACGGCGACAACGGCGCGGGAATTGGTGCATCACATCAAACTGGCTGGACAGGATTAATTGCCAAACTACTTCAACAACAGGCTGAATATTGAACACGAGGAAGCAAAGAATAACGTAAATATGTCCGGCGATTATTTTAATCACAATGATTTTTTAATTTACAGTAGGTTGATTAATTCGGCATTTTGTAGCAACCAAATCCAATCAATTTTGATGCCAAGGCAAATTAAATAATTAACTTTGTCTAAGCTGGTGGAACTTAGCTGAAAATATAGACATACTATAAAGGTAGTCTTATAGAGCATGAGTAGTTTACTATGAGAAACTTGAACTTCACTGACGACCTATATTGGACACCTCAAGCACAAGCAAAACTGAGAATGATTCCTTTTTTTGCTCGTCCTCAAGCACGCCAAAGAATTGAAGCAATTGCCCGTGCAGCAGAATTAGAAGAAGTAACTATTGAGATTGTAGAACAGGCTAGAGCAGAATTTGGACAATAATTTGATTTTTTTACGATGAGATTGCTGTTGCCTTGTCTAGCGAATTATGGCGATCGCGTGATAGAAGCAAGTATTAAGTAAAATAACGAAAAGACAACGCGATCTATATTGTTGTTCTAAATATACTTATGCTCCCAGTCTAGTATGGTAATTATAAAAAATAAAATTTAGCTTAAATTTTTCATTTTTGATGTCATCTATTATTCCTTCAATTGAGTTTTTCCAGGGTGTCGCCGAAGAATTGAACGGTGTCAGCTTGCGACGTAATAAAAATACTGGAATTCGCAATGTTTTGATGACCTTTGAATCTTTAAACGCTCTAGAAAGATTTAACAGCTTTACTAAAGGATCGGCTCAAAATTTAAGTCTGATTGATTCTGAAGGGCAAATTTTAGTATCGCCTAACTCGTTAAAAATGATTTTTGGTGGCGATCAGGGAAATGAACTTAGAAAAGTCGAATGCAAGTTTGATATCGAATCGGACAGTCATTGGGAAAGATTCACTCGTTTTATGAATCGTTATGCAGAAGCTAACGATATGGAATTTGGTACAAAATAAATAAACCGTTGTCGCTAATTTTAGTAACCAAGAATTAAGATAACGCTTTAAAATCAAAACAATTAATTTATGAAAATCGCAATTACAGGTGCAACAGGTTTAGTCGGCAGTCGTTTAGTTGCCCAACTAAATCAAAGACATCAAATATTAGTTTTTACTCGTAATCCTACTAAGGCTCAAAAAGTTTTTCCTGCTTCTGCTTTCTCCAAGTTAGAAATAGTTCAATATACGCCTCAGGAGTCGGGAGACTGGCAACAGCGCGTTTCGGGCTGTGATGCGGTGATTAATTTGGCTGGTGAACCGATCGCCGAACGCTGGAGTCCTCAGCAAAAGGAGGCTATTATGGCAAGTCGCCAGATTGGAACTAGGAAATTAGTCGAAGCGATCGCTATGGCAGAATCTAAGCCCAAGGTGTTAGTAAGTGGATCGGCGATCGGCTACTATGGCAGTAGTGAAACCGCAGCCTTTGATGAAACCAGCAATTCGGGTAACGATTTTCTGGCGCAAGTATGTCAAAACTGGGAGCAAGAGGCGCAAAAGGTAACGGAGTTGGGCGTGCGTTTAGTAATTCTCCGCATTGGTATCGTGCTGGCTAACGGTGGTGCATTGGGTAAGATGATTGGACCATTCAAAATGTTTGCCGGCGGCCCTATTGGTAGCGGTAAGCAATGGTTTTCTTGGATTCACCGCGATGATTTAGTCAATTTAATCTGCCAGGCTGTTGAACAAGAAGAGATGTCTGGAGTCTATAACGCTACTGCCCCAAATCCTGTCCGTATGGGTAAGCTGTGTCAGACTTTAGGAGAAGTAATGAACCGTCCTTCCTGGCTACCCGTTCCCGATTTCGTTTTAGAAATCCTTCTGGGAGATGGGGCGATCGTTGTTTTAGAAGGACAGCAGGTATTACCCAAGCAGACTCAGGCTACAGGATTTGATTATAAGTATCCTGAGCTAAAACCAGCATTGGCGGCAATAGTCAAACAATAATACAACGGACAATTATGGTCAGGGCGAATGCCTTTTCGAGCGAGACAGTTTGCCCTTACCGGTTAAACGGGTTTGCTAAACACTAAAAAATGTTGTTCTGGTAAAAAATCTTTGGTTTCTTGCCATTTTAACCCGACTGCCTTTAGCTCTTTTTTGACCTGCTTTTGGGTCATCTTATGCAGGGGCTTAATCATAATCATCGGGTTTTCCTGGCGATATTCCAGCAAGACTACTCTTCCCCCTGGCTTCAAGGCTTGGACTATTTCTGCCATCATTTCCCTGGGATAAGCAAACTCATGATAGGCATCCACCATCAAAGCGAGATCGATACTTTCTGCGGGTAGGTTAGGCTTGTCTTCTTCTCCTAAAACAGTTTCGACATTGGAAATGTGTCGCTCTTCTTTGAGCAAAGCGATCGCATTTAACATTTCTGGCTGGATATCTACCGCATACACCTTGCCTTTGGGAACTTGCTGTGCCATCCGAAAGCTAAAATAACCTGTTCCTGCGCCAATGTCTGCAACCAGATCATCGGGTTTAAGGTCTAATTTCTGCACCGTCAAATCTGGATTTTCTTCAGTGGCTCTACTCTCTCTTTCTAACCACATCATTGCCTGGTGTCCCATTACCTGAGCGATTTCTCGTTTCATATAGTATTTACCAATACCGTCGGGGTTATGGATTGCCTTTTGGCGGTAATAATCAGGATAACTATCTTTAGCCAGGGCAACAGGAGTATAGGTAAAGTTGGTTAATAAAAAGGCGATCGCTGTTATGACTAGAGCCAGACTGACTAAATATTTTTGGCTAATTTTCATCTTTATTTTCAAACTTATTTTAAAAGCGGACGGCTTTTATGGGTAAGATTGCTTATGATTAAGGCATAGTTATAAAACTTTAATAATATACATGATTGCTAACTCCTTTGAGTTCAAAGGCTGGAAGAAATTAATCCAAGCTAAAATTTTATTTGGTAATGAACCAACCCCAGAATTACTTGCCATCCTTACAGTTTATTTTGTTCAGGGGATACTAGGATTAGCGCGTTTGGCGGTCAGCTTTTTTTTAAAAGACGATTTAGGTTTAACACCTGCCGAAGTTGCCGCTTTAACTGGTATTACGGCTCTACCTTGGATTATTAAACCATTATTTGGTTTTGTGTCCGATGGGTTGCCTATCTTTGGCTATCGTCGCCGACCATATTTGATTTTGGCAGGACTATTAGGAAGCGCATCCTGGGTGGCTTTAGCCACTTTGGTAGACAATGCTCTAACAGCAACCCTAGTTATTCTTTTGACCTCTCTTTCCGTGGCGATTAGTGATGTAATTGTCGATTCTTTAATTGTCGAAAGAGCTAGGGAAGAATCATTGTCACAATCTGGTTCATTACAATCTTTATCTTGGGGTGCTTCGGCTTTAGGAGGATTGCTAACAGCTTACTTTAGTGGTCTATTGTTACAGCACCTGAGCAGCGATCGAGTATTTGAGATTACCGCAGCTTTTCCCCTAATTATTTCAGCGGTAGCCTGGATAATTGCGGAAGAAAAGGTCGACAAAGACAATCTTGAAGGCAAATCTCCTGTAAAAGGACAAATGAAACAATTGTGGAGTGCGCTCAAGCAAAAACAAGTATGGTTGCCGATCGCCTTTTTATTCGTTTGGCAAGCAACACCTACGGCTGATTCTGCGTTCTTTTTCTTTAGTACCAATGAACTGGGATTTGAACCAGAGTTTTTGGGTAGAGTCAGGCTAGTTACCAGTTTGGCTTCACTAATCGGAATTTTTTTATTCCAGCGTTATTTAAAAACCGTTCCTTTTCGGAAAATTCTCGGCTGGAGTACGGTAATTGCCGCAGTTTTGGGTATGACAACCTTGCTGTTAGTTACCCATACTAACCGTGCATTAGGTATAGACGATCGCTGGTTTAG of Coleofasciculaceae cyanobacterium contains these proteins:
- a CDS encoding folate/biopterin family MFS transporter, which gives rise to MIANSFEFKGWKKLIQAKILFGNEPTPELLAILTVYFVQGILGLARLAVSFFLKDDLGLTPAEVAALTGITALPWIIKPLFGFVSDGLPIFGYRRRPYLILAGLLGSASWVALATLVDNALTATLVILLTSLSVAISDVIVDSLIVERAREESLSQSGSLQSLSWGASALGGLLTAYFSGLLLQHLSSDRVFEITAAFPLIISAVAWIIAEEKVDKDNLEGKSPVKGQMKQLWSALKQKQVWLPIAFLFVWQATPTADSAFFFFSTNELGFEPEFLGRVRLVTSLASLIGIFLFQRYLKTVPFRKILGWSTVIAAVLGMTTLLLVTHTNRALGIDDRWFSLGDSLILSVVGQITWMPVLVLSARLCPKGVEATLFALLMSIWNLSGLLSHEFGALLTSWLGVTENNFDQLWLLVTITNLSTLLPLPFLGWLPSADPQESFSSKDFAPGEAPVHNSGGLSQANITPNLVPEFAINNSANNSQD